In a single window of the Aureibacillus halotolerans genome:
- a CDS encoding RNA-binding S4 domain-containing protein, protein MRLDKFLKVSRLIKRRTLAKEVADQGRIAINGQTAKASSTLKEGDTMSIRYGNRTVVARIDKLTETSRKEEAGQMYTILEEKQEE, encoded by the coding sequence ATGAGATTAGATAAATTTTTAAAGGTTTCGCGGTTGATCAAACGCCGGACATTGGCGAAAGAAGTAGCGGATCAAGGGCGGATCGCCATCAACGGTCAAACGGCAAAGGCTAGCAGTACTTTGAAGGAAGGCGACACCATGTCCATTCGGTATGGCAATCGGACGGTAGTCGCGCGAATTGATAAGCTTACTGAAACATCAAGGAAGGAAGAAGCGGGACAAATGTACACCATCCTTGAAGAAAAGCAAGAAGAGTAG
- the mazG gene encoding nucleoside triphosphate pyrophosphohydrolase, translating into MKIRIAGLGAHDPSQMTIGVYETLLNAPALYMRTLQHPSATMIAEKRDTVYSFDEIYESADQFEEVYEAITARLLSEVKEKHDIVYAVPGHPLVAEASVKQLLEQGPLHNVQIEVIGGQSFLDSMFATLAIDPIDGFQLVDGMSFDWKSLDVQTHLFIMQVFNRFMASDVKLQLLEKWPPEAEVCVVTAAGSTEEVKAWVPLHELDHEDRFTDVTTLYLPPLNERTQRSRDFASLREIIATLRGPDGCPWDKKQTHASLKPFLLEETYEVWDAIDDEDDEHLADELGDILLQVLLHAQIGEDEGRFSLEDVVAALATKMIRRHPHVFGNEQNLTEEEIHSNWMRIKQEEKGELEHKTSRLDGIPAAASTLLQAYEIQKKAAKSGFDWDDAADVWKKVKEEIHELEEEFAGVEPSRREEEWGDTVFAFINIARHYNIQPEAALMKTVQKFNRRFRYIEQKVEGATKPFEEHTLDELDVYWEEAKKEEENK; encoded by the coding sequence ATGAAAATTCGAATCGCTGGGTTAGGGGCGCATGATCCGTCCCAAATGACCATTGGCGTCTATGAAACACTACTGAATGCACCAGCTCTCTACATGCGTACGCTTCAGCACCCATCGGCAACGATGATTGCTGAGAAGCGAGACACTGTCTATTCGTTTGATGAGATTTACGAAAGCGCGGATCAATTCGAAGAGGTGTATGAAGCAATTACGGCACGTTTATTGAGCGAAGTGAAAGAAAAGCATGACATTGTTTATGCTGTGCCCGGCCACCCACTAGTGGCAGAAGCGAGTGTGAAGCAACTGCTCGAGCAAGGACCACTTCACAATGTGCAAATTGAAGTCATTGGTGGTCAGAGCTTTCTCGATAGTATGTTTGCAACGCTTGCGATCGATCCAATTGATGGCTTTCAGTTAGTGGATGGTATGTCCTTTGATTGGAAAAGTCTCGATGTTCAAACCCACCTCTTTATTATGCAAGTCTTCAATCGGTTTATGGCTTCAGACGTCAAGCTTCAGCTCCTAGAGAAATGGCCGCCAGAGGCAGAGGTGTGTGTGGTCACGGCTGCAGGATCTACAGAAGAAGTAAAAGCATGGGTGCCGCTTCATGAGCTTGACCATGAAGACCGCTTCACCGATGTCACAACGTTGTATCTGCCACCATTAAATGAACGCACGCAGCGGTCTCGTGATTTCGCTTCTTTGCGTGAGATCATTGCGACGCTAAGGGGCCCGGATGGCTGTCCATGGGATAAGAAACAGACCCATGCCTCCCTGAAGCCGTTTTTGCTGGAAGAGACGTATGAGGTTTGGGACGCGATTGATGACGAGGACGATGAGCATTTAGCGGACGAGCTTGGAGATATCCTCTTGCAAGTGCTGCTCCATGCCCAAATTGGAGAGGACGAAGGGCGTTTCTCTCTAGAAGATGTTGTTGCTGCCTTGGCGACGAAAATGATACGCCGTCATCCCCATGTGTTTGGAAACGAGCAAAACCTTACCGAAGAGGAAATTCACTCAAACTGGATGCGCATTAAACAGGAAGAAAAGGGCGAATTAGAACACAAAACGTCTCGCTTGGATGGCATCCCTGCCGCAGCCTCGACTCTTCTCCAAGCCTATGAGATACAGAAAAAAGCGGCGAAATCAGGCTTTGATTGGGACGATGCTGCAGATGTATGGAAAAAAGTGAAGGAAGAAATCCATGAGCTTGAGGAAGAGTTTGCTGGCGTCGAACCGTCTAGGCGAGAAGAGGAATGGGGCGACACGGTATTTGCCTTTATTAACATTGCCCGTCATTACAATATTCAACCTGAAGCTGCGCTGATGAAGACGGTACAAAAATTTAACCGACGCTTCCGTTACATTGAACAGAAAGTAGAAGGAGCGACAAAGCCCTTTGAGGAGCACACGCTTGATGAGCTTGATGTGTATTGGGAAGAGGCAAAAAAAGAGGAGGAAAACAAATGA
- a CDS encoding polysaccharide biosynthesis protein, which yields MSKLFKGTIWLVVAGLVVKVMAALYRVAYQNIAGDVGYYVYQQVYPILGVAVTISTYGFPVIMAQMLAKETTTMQRSELFLAARQLLFAGSWLTAVLAWLLAAPLGEWLKDSQLVPLFQASAFVFVFVPFLSMYRGLLVYREEAVRLSLSQMIEQAIRVGGILLALLWFASIDVYEAGYWAVVASLIGMLVALVVVKINNGQVDRGAYGGLVARQSSYKKAAVALFGTGLVICLNSMLPIAFQAVDALTLYPSLLEVFGEPIQAQQEKAYFDRGQPLLQLCTTVGVALSVALITKVGELLTTNKRIELRTLATKAIQWVFWIGSAAAAGLFWLIEPINVMLFGSNDGSVALAVFCVSTGFFLVVIVAVSLLQGIGKGSIAVAIVGAGLLVKTIGNVVFVPSIGILGASVATLIGIGVVAVILLVYLRKRQWIQWQSFRFFRVLIGLTAMCATLAVWERVMSPWHDRASAAFVAFGGVFIGALTYAICTYFILLHADERKGFRLFK from the coding sequence TTGTCTAAGTTGTTCAAAGGCACAATATGGCTTGTCGTCGCAGGACTTGTGGTCAAAGTGATGGCTGCGCTCTACCGCGTCGCCTATCAAAATATAGCTGGTGATGTTGGCTATTATGTATATCAACAGGTTTACCCGATTCTAGGAGTGGCTGTTACAATCAGTACATATGGATTTCCGGTGATTATGGCTCAAATGCTTGCCAAAGAGACCACTACGATGCAACGATCAGAGCTGTTTTTAGCGGCTCGGCAGCTGCTTTTTGCTGGCAGTTGGCTTACAGCAGTGCTTGCTTGGTTACTGGCTGCTCCATTGGGGGAATGGCTAAAAGATAGTCAGCTCGTTCCACTGTTTCAAGCAAGTGCGTTCGTCTTTGTTTTTGTGCCATTTTTGTCTATGTATCGAGGGTTGCTCGTTTATAGAGAAGAAGCCGTTCGCTTGTCTTTATCACAGATGATTGAACAAGCCATTCGTGTCGGCGGAATTTTGCTTGCGCTCCTTTGGTTTGCATCAATTGATGTGTATGAAGCAGGGTATTGGGCAGTTGTCGCTTCGCTGATTGGGATGTTGGTTGCACTAGTTGTTGTAAAGATAAACAACGGTCAAGTCGATAGAGGCGCGTATGGTGGGCTCGTTGCGCGTCAATCTTCTTACAAAAAAGCGGCCGTTGCTTTATTTGGTACAGGTCTTGTTATCTGTTTGAACAGCATGCTTCCGATTGCTTTTCAGGCAGTGGATGCCCTCACACTTTATCCGTCATTGCTTGAGGTTTTTGGAGAACCTATTCAGGCTCAGCAGGAAAAAGCTTACTTTGACCGTGGGCAGCCGTTGTTGCAACTATGTACAACAGTAGGAGTCGCTTTATCTGTTGCTCTCATAACAAAGGTAGGTGAGCTCTTAACAACCAACAAGCGGATAGAGCTTCGTACGTTGGCCACAAAGGCTATCCAGTGGGTATTTTGGATTGGGTCTGCTGCAGCGGCTGGGCTCTTCTGGTTAATCGAGCCGATTAACGTCATGCTCTTCGGAAGCAATGATGGCTCAGTGGCACTTGCCGTGTTTTGTGTTTCAACAGGATTTTTTCTTGTCGTTATTGTTGCCGTTAGCCTCTTGCAGGGAATTGGCAAAGGATCTATTGCTGTAGCCATTGTCGGCGCGGGGTTGCTAGTGAAAACGATAGGCAATGTCGTTTTTGTGCCAAGCATTGGGATCCTTGGTGCATCCGTTGCGACATTGATTGGTATCGGTGTCGTGGCAGTGATACTGCTTGTTTATTTAAGGAAGAGGCAATGGATACAATGGCAATCTTTCCGCTTTTTCCGGGTGCTCATAGGCTTAACGGCGATGTGTGCAACGCTTGCTGTGTGGGAACGTGTGATGTCCCCTTGGCATGATCGGGCCAGTGCAGCCTTCGTTGCGTTTGGTGGGGTTTTTATTGGCGCACTTACATATGCCATCTGCACGTATTTTATCTTGCTACATGCTGACGAACGAAAGGGATTTCGTTTGTTTAAATAA
- the spoVT gene encoding stage V sporulation protein T, whose translation MKATGIVRRIDDLGRVVIPKEIRRTLRIREGDPLEIFVDRDGEVILKKYSPISELGDFAKEYADAIHDSTGHIVIIADRDTFIAVSSGSKKDYLNKNVGSEVEKSMDGRSSVRGQKGSIQIIDGIDEELASYIISPIIANGDPIGAVMILSKEDETIGHTEEKIAETAASFLARQME comes from the coding sequence ATGAAAGCGACTGGAATTGTCCGACGAATTGATGATCTTGGCCGAGTGGTCATCCCGAAGGAAATTCGTAGAACTCTGCGAATTCGTGAAGGAGATCCTCTCGAAATTTTTGTAGACAGAGACGGGGAAGTCATTTTAAAGAAATATTCTCCAATCTCAGAGCTTGGTGATTTTGCAAAGGAATACGCAGACGCGATCCACGACAGCACAGGCCATATCGTCATCATTGCAGATCGTGACACTTTTATTGCGGTATCCAGTGGGTCAAAAAAGGATTATCTGAATAAAAATGTTGGCAGTGAAGTGGAAAAATCGATGGATGGGCGTAGCTCTGTCCGTGGACAAAAAGGGTCGATACAAATTATCGATGGCATTGATGAAGAGCTTGCCTCGTACATTATCAGCCCTATCATTGCGAACGGAGACCCGATTGGTGCTGTGATGATTTTATCGAAAGAAGATGAGACGATCGGCCATACGGAAGAAAAAATTGCTGAAACGGCAGCAAGTTTCCTCGCTCGTCAAATGGAATAG
- the mfd gene encoding transcription-repair coupling factor has product MIGLRHAMLENKEVRSVIDGLDKGLREQMVAGLSGSSRSVMMASLYSDTKRSQLVITHNLFQAQKVYEDLQELIAPEDVYLYPVNELMAAEIAVASPELKAQRIETLNHLSQGTPGIYVVPVAGLRRLLPPPQLWKASQLHLKTGEDIDLGKALSQLVDMGYDRVGMVSAPGEFSLRGGILDVYPLTEEFPFRVELFDTEIDSIRYFQAEDQRSKEQVESLSIGPATEILLQEEHYALGAQRLEQLLTTSLGKMKNQELKKDISENTRRDIDLLKQKTRFPELYKYMSLLYPASHSFFDYLSDSHVLFMDEIGRIQEVSSNLEQEEGEWHTSLLQQGKAVSELSFSHTFQDLLSSSTTPCIYYSMFLRHVPHTNPQNVVNMLSKPMQDFHGQMNLLKTETDRWKENGYAVVFLGADDERIERLQRIMEDYQIDVSARSDIDALLSGQCQVVKGDLNAGFELSTNKIAVLTEKELFKKQTKKMKRPQKISNAERIKSYQELKVGDYVVHVNHGIGKYLGIETLEMKGNHKDYLLLRYSGDDKLYVPVDQIDQVQKFVGSEGKEPKVYKLGGNDWKKVKTRVRSSVQDIADDLIKIYAAREASKGFAFPIDGEEQQSFEAKFLYQETEDQLRAIEEIKIDMEKERPMDRLLCGDVGYGKTEVAIRAAFKAIMSEKQVAILVPTTILAQQHYETIKERFQDYPINIGLLSRFRTKKQQNETIKGLKQGSIDLVIGTHRLLSKDVIYHDLGLLIVDEEQRFGVTHKEKIKKLKANVDVLTLTATPIPRTLHMSMLGVRDLSVIETPPENRFPVQTYVLEYNTVFVKESIERELARGGQVYFLYNRVEDIERKAEEISMLVPEARVAHAHGKLTESQLETTMFDFLEGEYDVLVSTTIIETGVDIPNVNTLIVYNGDKMGLSQLYQLRGRVGRSNRVAYAYFTYHQDKILSEVAEKRLHAIKEFTELGSGFKIAMRDLSIRGAGNLLGAEQHGFIDSVGFDLYSQMLQDAIEERKHQAQPVEKEVEAEVQLDIDAYIPAAYIADERQKIDMYKRFKGVSSLEEIRDLQDEMIDRFGEFPKEVTDLFTVTRLRLLASQQQVEKIAEENGQLIALLTTEGTQGTNASKLFDFVSSFGRAARVGTEGQKIKLIVDPSNVTASSAFDLLERLIAHLSEVRREEVVQ; this is encoded by the coding sequence ATGATAGGACTGCGACATGCCATGCTAGAAAACAAAGAAGTACGGTCTGTGATAGATGGGTTAGATAAAGGATTGCGTGAGCAAATGGTAGCAGGTTTGTCCGGCTCTTCACGCAGTGTCATGATGGCTTCATTGTATTCGGATACGAAGCGATCTCAGCTTGTCATTACGCATAATTTGTTTCAGGCACAAAAGGTGTACGAAGACCTGCAAGAATTAATCGCGCCGGAGGACGTGTATCTTTACCCTGTCAATGAACTGATGGCCGCAGAAATAGCGGTTGCCAGTCCTGAGCTAAAGGCTCAACGAATTGAAACATTAAACCATTTAAGTCAAGGCACGCCTGGGATTTATGTCGTACCTGTTGCAGGTCTTCGCAGACTATTGCCACCACCTCAATTGTGGAAAGCTTCACAATTACATCTGAAAACGGGAGAAGACATTGATCTGGGGAAGGCGCTCTCGCAGCTTGTTGACATGGGATATGACCGCGTAGGCATGGTGTCTGCACCTGGGGAATTCAGCTTGCGTGGGGGCATACTTGATGTCTACCCATTAACAGAGGAATTTCCTTTTCGAGTGGAGCTTTTTGATACAGAAATAGATTCCATTCGTTATTTCCAAGCGGAGGATCAGCGCTCTAAAGAGCAAGTGGAATCGCTTTCGATTGGCCCGGCGACAGAAATCCTCTTGCAGGAAGAGCATTACGCCTTAGGAGCACAACGTCTAGAACAGCTACTTACCACGTCCTTGGGAAAAATGAAGAACCAAGAATTAAAAAAAGATATTTCTGAAAACACAAGACGCGATATTGATTTATTAAAACAAAAAACACGCTTCCCTGAGCTGTATAAATACATGTCTCTTCTTTACCCTGCGTCCCATAGCTTTTTTGACTATTTGTCCGATTCTCATGTTCTTTTTATGGACGAAATCGGTCGAATTCAAGAAGTGTCCTCTAATTTAGAGCAAGAGGAAGGGGAATGGCACACATCCCTTCTGCAGCAAGGAAAAGCTGTTTCGGAATTATCCTTTTCACATACCTTTCAAGATCTTCTATCATCTTCGACCACACCATGTATTTATTATTCGATGTTTTTGCGGCATGTTCCTCATACCAATCCCCAAAACGTCGTGAACATGCTATCAAAGCCGATGCAGGATTTTCATGGGCAAATGAATTTATTAAAAACAGAAACGGATCGGTGGAAGGAAAATGGCTATGCCGTTGTTTTCCTAGGTGCTGATGATGAGCGCATAGAACGTTTGCAACGAATTATGGAAGATTATCAAATTGATGTGTCTGCTCGCAGTGACATTGACGCCTTGCTGTCCGGTCAATGCCAGGTGGTAAAAGGTGATCTAAACGCAGGGTTCGAGCTCAGTACGAATAAAATAGCCGTACTCACTGAAAAAGAGCTGTTTAAAAAGCAAACGAAAAAAATGAAGCGACCGCAAAAAATTTCAAACGCTGAACGTATCAAAAGTTATCAAGAACTAAAGGTGGGCGATTACGTTGTCCACGTGAATCACGGGATCGGAAAATATCTCGGGATTGAAACACTTGAAATGAAGGGCAATCATAAAGATTATTTGCTATTACGATACTCTGGCGATGACAAGCTTTACGTGCCTGTTGACCAAATTGATCAAGTACAGAAATTTGTCGGCTCAGAAGGCAAAGAGCCAAAGGTATATAAGCTCGGAGGAAACGATTGGAAGAAAGTAAAAACGCGCGTACGTTCGTCTGTGCAGGACATCGCTGATGATCTCATTAAGATTTATGCAGCGAGGGAAGCAAGCAAAGGTTTTGCGTTTCCCATTGATGGAGAAGAGCAACAGTCGTTTGAGGCAAAATTTCTCTATCAGGAAACAGAAGATCAGCTACGTGCGATTGAAGAGATTAAGATAGACATGGAAAAAGAGCGACCAATGGACAGACTGCTTTGTGGTGATGTTGGATATGGCAAAACGGAAGTAGCGATTCGGGCTGCATTTAAAGCTATTATGAGTGAGAAGCAGGTTGCCATTCTCGTTCCAACAACGATTCTAGCACAGCAGCACTATGAGACGATCAAGGAGCGTTTTCAGGACTATCCAATCAATATTGGCTTGCTCAGTCGGTTCCGTACGAAAAAGCAGCAGAATGAGACAATTAAAGGGTTGAAACAAGGCAGTATTGATTTAGTGATTGGAACGCACCGTTTGCTTTCAAAAGACGTGATCTACCATGACTTGGGCTTGCTTATCGTCGATGAGGAGCAGCGTTTCGGCGTTACTCACAAGGAAAAGATCAAAAAACTAAAAGCAAATGTGGATGTCTTGACCTTGACAGCAACGCCAATTCCAAGAACGTTGCATATGTCTATGCTAGGTGTTCGTGACTTGTCTGTCATTGAAACCCCACCTGAAAACAGGTTTCCTGTGCAAACCTATGTATTGGAGTACAATACAGTGTTCGTCAAGGAATCCATTGAAAGGGAGTTGGCAAGGGGCGGGCAGGTGTATTTCCTCTACAACCGTGTGGAGGACATCGAACGGAAAGCTGAGGAGATCTCGATGCTTGTTCCTGAGGCACGCGTCGCTCATGCCCATGGAAAATTGACCGAAAGCCAGCTCGAGACCACGATGTTTGATTTTCTTGAGGGCGAATACGATGTTCTCGTGTCAACGACGATTATTGAGACGGGAGTCGATATTCCAAATGTGAATACATTGATCGTGTACAACGGGGACAAAATGGGTCTTTCCCAGCTGTATCAACTTCGTGGACGGGTCGGACGTTCCAATCGGGTGGCGTATGCGTACTTTACGTATCATCAAGATAAAATTCTTTCTGAAGTTGCTGAGAAGAGACTTCATGCGATTAAAGAATTCACCGAGCTTGGATCAGGTTTTAAGATCGCTATGCGTGATTTGTCGATACGAGGCGCGGGCAATTTGCTCGGTGCTGAGCAGCATGGATTTATTGATTCTGTTGGCTTCGACCTTTATTCTCAGATGCTTCAGGACGCCATTGAAGAGCGGAAGCATCAAGCGCAGCCTGTTGAAAAGGAAGTCGAAGCAGAAGTGCAGCTCGATATAGATGCCTATATTCCAGCAGCTTATATTGCTGACGAACGTCAAAAGATTGATATGTACAAACGATTTAAAGGTGTGTCTTCTCTGGAAGAAATTCGTGACTTGCAAGATGAGATGATTGATCGCTTTGGTGAGTTCCCTAAAGAAGTCACCGACTTGTTCACTGTTACACGACTGCGTTTACTCGCGAGTCAGCAGCAAGTGGAAAAAATTGCAGAAGAGAACGGACAGCTCATTGCCTTGCTTACGACGGAGGGCACGCAAGGGACGAATGCAAGCAAGCTGTTTGATTTTGTAAGCAGTTTTGGTCGAGCTGCACGTGTAGGCACAGAGGGACAAAAAATCAAGTTGATCGTCGATCCATCTAATGTGACAGCTTCCTCTGCTTTTGATCTGCTTGAGCGTCTCATTGCTCATCTGTCCGAGGTGCGTAGAGAAGAAGTTGTTCAGTAA
- a CDS encoding anti-sigma-F factor Fin — translation MFVYRCRHCGVEVGRLPKTDHIKRRLGFTELSVEEQHTMLQDGPAGETYVQCICESCQEALAVSPEFHQLERFIQ, via the coding sequence ATGTTCGTCTATCGGTGCCGTCATTGTGGTGTCGAAGTAGGTCGTTTGCCGAAAACGGATCATATCAAACGTCGGTTAGGCTTTACGGAGTTATCAGTGGAGGAACAGCATACGATGTTACAGGATGGTCCAGCTGGAGAAACTTACGTGCAATGCATCTGCGAAAGTTGTCAAGAGGCACTCGCTGTATCACCAGAGTTTCATCAGCTAGAGCGGTTTATACAATAG
- the pth gene encoding aminoacyl-tRNA hydrolase, whose product MKCIVGLGNPGARYEFTRHNIGFMVIDELAKRHGSTLKKQKYNGVYDKVFVQNESLLLVKPLTFMNLSGECVRPLLDFYSLETDDVLVVYDDMDLETGRIRLRLQGGAGGHNGMKSLISHLGTKSFKRIRMGVGRPQGHMPVIDYVLQPFEPNEQAAIDNAVAHAADACEEWANTEFDQVMNRFNQRPAE is encoded by the coding sequence GTGAAATGTATTGTTGGATTAGGGAACCCTGGGGCACGGTACGAGTTTACCCGGCATAATATTGGTTTTATGGTCATTGATGAACTGGCAAAGCGGCATGGATCCACTTTGAAAAAACAGAAATACAATGGCGTATACGATAAAGTGTTCGTGCAAAACGAGTCTCTGCTGCTCGTAAAACCGCTCACCTTTATGAATTTATCAGGAGAATGCGTGCGCCCGTTGTTAGATTTTTATTCATTAGAGACAGATGATGTTCTCGTCGTGTATGACGATATGGACCTTGAAACGGGTCGTATTCGTTTGCGCCTTCAAGGTGGCGCGGGAGGTCATAATGGTATGAAATCATTAATTTCTCATTTAGGCACAAAATCCTTTAAGCGGATTCGAATGGGTGTAGGGCGGCCACAAGGTCATATGCCAGTCATTGATTATGTGCTACAACCTTTTGAGCCGAATGAGCAGGCAGCGATTGACAATGCGGTGGCTCATGCTGCAGACGCCTGTGAGGAATGGGCTAATACCGAGTTTGATCAAGTGATGAATCGGTTTAATCAGCGTCCTGCCGAATAA
- a CDS encoding 50S ribosomal protein L25/general stress protein Ctc, whose product MAHTLHAKPRQADKQSSLTSLRSKGYFPAIVYGYKTENTSVAVEYAEFVKTMRDAGRTGVLDLSIDGGKKVQVMLHDIQTDPLKDRVIHADFIAVNMNADVEVDVTVSIEGDSVGVKEGGVAQHIEHTLLVRAKPADLPEQITVDISELNIGDSLSVGDIKTSGAFEVLTDAEATIVTIQPPTVEEEPEDATEDAADEEAASEGSETENKED is encoded by the coding sequence ATGGCACATACGCTACATGCAAAACCTAGACAAGCAGATAAACAATCATCACTAACAAGCTTACGTTCAAAAGGATATTTTCCTGCGATCGTATATGGATACAAAACAGAGAATACGTCCGTTGCTGTCGAGTATGCTGAATTTGTAAAAACCATGCGTGACGCAGGACGCACAGGCGTGTTGGATCTTTCCATTGACGGTGGGAAAAAAGTTCAAGTCATGCTCCATGACATTCAAACAGACCCATTAAAGGACAGAGTCATTCATGCGGACTTCATTGCCGTCAATATGAATGCCGATGTCGAAGTAGACGTTACAGTCTCGATTGAAGGGGATTCTGTCGGTGTTAAGGAAGGTGGCGTCGCGCAACATATCGAACACACTTTGCTCGTACGTGCAAAGCCTGCTGACCTGCCAGAGCAGATTACTGTGGATATTAGCGAATTGAACATTGGCGATTCCCTCAGTGTGGGAGATATCAAAACATCAGGTGCTTTTGAAGTTCTTACAGACGCGGAAGCAACCATTGTTACAATTCAGCCACCTACAGTTGAAGAAGAGCCTGAAGACGCTACAGAAGATGCTGCTGATGAAGAAGCAGCTTCAGAAGGAAGCGAAACAGAGAATAAAGAAGACTAG
- a CDS encoding ribose-phosphate diphosphokinase — MSSKQYLDSNLKVFTLNSNPKLAQEIADIIGTELGACSVTRFSDGEIQINIEESIRGCDVYIVQSTSDPVNQHIMELLIMIDALKRASAKTINIVIPYYGYARQDRKARAREPITSKLVANLIETAGATRLITLDLHAPQIQGFFDIPIDHLIGVPILSDYFEAKHFEDLVIVSPDHGGVTRARKMADRLKAPIAIIDKRRPKPNVAEVMNIVGNVEGKTAILIDDIIDTAGTITLAANALIENGAKEVYACCTHPVLSGPAIERIQSSRISELVVTNSIALPESKRFEKITELSVAPLIAEAIIRVHEKLSVSTLFD, encoded by the coding sequence ATGTCGTCAAAACAATACCTTGACTCAAATCTAAAGGTATTCACATTGAATTCCAATCCAAAGTTGGCACAAGAAATCGCAGACATTATCGGTACAGAGCTTGGGGCTTGTTCAGTAACTCGCTTTAGCGACGGAGAAATACAGATCAATATTGAAGAGAGCATCAGAGGCTGCGATGTCTATATTGTTCAATCGACATCTGATCCAGTCAATCAGCACATTATGGAGCTTTTGATCATGATTGATGCGCTTAAACGCGCCTCAGCAAAAACCATTAACATCGTTATTCCGTACTATGGTTATGCCAGACAAGACCGGAAAGCCCGAGCGAGAGAGCCGATTACGTCGAAGCTTGTTGCCAACCTGATTGAAACTGCTGGTGCAACGCGTTTAATTACGTTAGATTTACATGCACCACAAATTCAAGGTTTTTTCGACATTCCAATTGATCATCTGATAGGTGTACCAATCCTTTCTGATTACTTTGAAGCCAAGCATTTTGAGGATCTTGTGATTGTTTCTCCTGATCACGGCGGGGTGACACGTGCACGAAAAATGGCTGATCGCTTGAAGGCACCGATCGCTATCATTGATAAGCGACGTCCAAAACCAAATGTTGCAGAAGTAATGAACATCGTCGGAAACGTCGAAGGGAAAACAGCGATTCTTATTGACGACATTATTGATACTGCAGGTACGATTACACTTGCTGCCAATGCATTAATTGAAAATGGCGCAAAAGAAGTGTATGCTTGTTGTACGCATCCCGTACTCTCTGGGCCAGCGATTGAACGGATTCAAAGCTCGAGAATCAGTGAGCTTGTGGTGACGAACTCTATCGCCCTTCCAGAGTCAAAGCGGTTTGAAAAAATCACTGAGCTTTCTGTGGCTCCATTAATTGCTGAAGCCATTATTCGTGTGCATGAAAAGCTATCAGTGAGTACGTTATTTGATTAA